A window from Vigna angularis cultivar LongXiaoDou No.4 chromosome 7, ASM1680809v1, whole genome shotgun sequence encodes these proteins:
- the LOC108336871 gene encoding uncharacterized mitochondrial protein AtMg00810-like, translating to MYVDDIIFGSTNDSLCEGFANVMQCEFEMSMMGELNFFLGLQIKQVEGGTFVSQTKYCRQVLNKFGMDNCKEAITPMATSCYLDKDEYGEEVNQTMFRGMIGSLLYLTDSRPDIMHNVCVCARYQANPKESHLTTVKRILKYLKGTTSFGLWYPSDATPSLIGYSDADYGACKIDRKSTSGGNAKTMMRTKAAEARFLGCRSGDGLMRRDFDGGFACGAWLRRGSDRRRRTRVYGGEIHPVVASRERWNGVMKMISEEAARCPARRCRDWVSRMEKMKMTVAVEEACVNEGEALWWRLR from the exons AtgtatgtggatgatattaTATTTGGATCTACTAATGATTCATTATGTGAGGGATTTGCAAATGTAATGCAATGtgagtttgagatgtctatgatgggtgaacTGAATTTCTTCTTAGGACTACAAATAAAGCAAGTGGAAGGGGGAACCTTTGTCTCCCAAACCAAATATTGTAGACAAGTACTTAATAAGTTTGGAATGGATAACTGTAAAGAAGCCATCACCCCTATGGCAACTTCTTGTTacttagataaggatgaatatGGAGAAGAAGTGAATCAAACTATGTTTAGAGGGATGATAGGATCTCTGTTGTATCTTACTGATAGTAGACCAGACATTATGCAcaatgtttgtgtgtgtgctagaTATCAAGCAAATCCTAAAGAATCACACCTAACAACTGTTAAGAGAATCTTAAAGTACCTTAAAGGTACTACttcttttggactttggtatccttCTGATGCAACACCTAGTTtaataggttattctgatgcagattatgggGCCTGTAAAATagataggaaaagtactagtg GTGGAAACGCGAAGACGATGATGAGAACGAAGGCAGCGGAGGCGCGATTTCTTGGTTGCAGATCCGGTGATGGTCTGATGCGTAGAGACTTCGACGGTGGCTTTGCTTGCGGTGCATGGTTGCGGCGAGGTAGTGACCGACGAAGGAGGACTCGCGTCTATGGTGGAGAGATTCACCCAGTGGTGGCCTCGCGAGAACGATGGAACGGCGTGATGAAGATGATTTCGGAGGAGGCGGCAAGGTGTCCCGCGAGGAGATGTCGCGATTGGGTTTcgagaatggagaagatgaagatgacggTGGCTGTGGAAGAAGCTTGCGTCAATGAAGGAGAGGCGCTGTGGTGGCGTCTCCGTTAA